The window TGGTCAGCCAGGTCTCCCAGGCCATGACCGCCGCGCACCGCGAGGGCCTGGCCCATCTGCGGCTGACGCCCAGCGCGATACTGCGCACCTCCTCGGGCCAGTACCGGATCCGCGGGCTCGCCGTGAACGCCGCCCTGCGCGGCATCACCAGCGACACCCCGCAGCAGGCCGACACCGAGGCCATCGGCGCGCTCCTGTACGCCGCCCTCACCCAGCGCTGGCCCTACGAGAACGACGCGTACGGGCTCGCGGGCCTGCCCAAGGGCGTCGGCCTGATCGCTCCCGACCAGGTACGCGCCGGAGTCCACCGGGGCCTCGGCGAGCTCGCCATGCGGGCCCTTGCCAACGACGGGGCCACGGCCTCCCGCCAGGAGCCCGCCTTCACCACCCCGGAGGAGCTGGCCAAGGCCGTCGCGGCGATGCCCCGCATCCGGCCGCCGGAGCCCGCCTTCACGGCGCCGCCCGAGTACCAGCACACCACCTACCAGCAGGGTAGCTACGGACGGCCCACGCCCACGGGCCTGCCGACCAGCCAGATCCACTCCGTCACGCCCCCGCCGCCCCCGTTGCAGAGCCGCACCGGCCGCGCCCTCAAGTGGAGCGTCGCCGCCCTCCTGATCGTCGCGCTCGGTCTGGGCAGCTGGCAGCTCGCCGACACCCTCCTGGACCGCAACAACAAGGGCGGCAACAACGGGGGCGAGACCAACACACAGACGGACACGACCGACGACAACCCGAAGAAGGCGGAGCCGGCCAAGCCGCTCAAGATCACGCAGGCTCAAGTGATCACCTTCGGCGGGTCCGGGGTGAAGCCCGAGACGGCCGGCAACACCGTCGACGGTGACGCCTCCTCCGCCTGGATCACTCCCCGCTACCGGGACTACCCCAAGTTCGGGAACCTCGAAGAGAACGGCAGCGGCATCGTCGTCGACCTCGGGAGCGTCCAGAACGTCTCCGAGATCGACGTGGACTTCTACGTGGCCGGACAGCGCGCCGAAATGCGGGGCGCGGCGCCGGAGGCTTCCGCACCCGACTCCCTGTCCGCGTTCCCCCAGCGGATCACCAAGCTGGAGAAGGCGAACAAGAAGCTCCAGACCACCTTGGACACCCCGGTTCGAACCCGCTACGTGCTGATCCACATCACGGAACTGCCGGACGACGGAACGGGCGGGTACCGCGGTGGCATCAGCGAGATCAAGGTCCTCGGCCGGCCCTCCTGAGCCCCACCCCCACATGACGAAGCCGCCGCGCCGAAAGGGCCTCTACCCTTCGGCAGCGCGGCTTCCTCATGTGGGCCGCGACCCGCGCACCTCCCCGATCACCCGGTGGCCCTCGTGCTCGACCGACGCAGGCCCTAATCTCCATCCCGGAAGGGAGCGAGGTGTGACGCACGAAGCAACGGCCGACGGCCACAGCGACCAGGAACTCCTGGCCCTGCACGTCGACGGGGACCCCGACGCCTTCGGCGAACTCGTACGCCGGCACCGCGACCGGTTGTGGGCCGTCGCCCTGCGCACCCTCGGCGACCGCGAGGAAGCGGCCGACGCCGTGCAGGACGCCCTGGTCTCCGCCTATCGGGCCGCCCACACCTTCCGGGGTGACTCGGCCGTCACGACCTGGCTGCACCGGATCACCGTGAACGCCTGCCTGGACCGCGCCCGCAAGGCTGCCACCCGCAAGACCTCCCCGCTCGACGACACGGAGCGGCTGGAGCGGCTCCTGGAGCCCCACGAGTCCGCGGAGGCCCCCGCGGAGCGCCAAGACCTCCATCGCGAGCTGCTGGCCGCCCTCAGCACCCTCCCGGCCGATCAGCGGGCCGCGCTGGTCCTCGTCGACATGCAGGGATACCCCGTCGCCGAGGCCGCCCGCCTCCTCGACGTGCCGACGGGCACCGTGAAGAGCCGCTGTGCGCGGGGCCGGGCGAAACTCGTCCCGATGCTCACTCATCTGCGCACGAATGCCGGGGATAACACCGCCACCGAGCGGGGAAGGAACCGGACGCCGGGCACATCCGTCCCACCAGCGGCAGACCCCCGGCATCCAGACCCAGACGCAGTGAAGGGCGGAGGTGGACGTCCGTGAACCCCACAACCGGCACGATCCGGCACCCGGACGTCTCGGAGATCTCCGACCTGACCGAAGGACTGCTCTCGCCGTCACGCACCGCCGAGGTACGCCGGCACCTCGACACGTGTGCCCTGTGCGCCGACGTCCGTGCCTCCCTGGAGGAGATCCGCGCCCTGCTCGGCACGCTTCCCGGCCCCGCCCGGATCCCGTCCGACGTCGCGGGCCGGATCGACGCGGCTCTGGCCGCCGAAGCGCTGCTCGGCTCCACGGCGCACCGCACCGAGCCCGCCCAGGGGCCCGACCACACGCGCGACAACGCGAGCGAGGGCGATGTTTCACGTGAAACAGCGCCCTCCCGGGTCCCCGGATCCGAGGCCCGCCGACCCGGCGGTCACCCGGCCGGCCCAACCGGACCCGGCCGTCGCCGCGCCCGCCGCCGGATCGCGGTCATCGCCGGGCTGGCCGGAGCGGCGGCCTGCGCCCTCGGAATCCTCCTCGTCAACGGACTCGACGGCACGCGCCCCCAGAGCACCGCCGGTCGCAGCGACGCGGCGACCTCGACCGGCCGGTCCGACGAGGGCACCTACACCGCGCAGGGGCTCCAGGACAGCGTCCGGCAACTGCTCGCCTCGGGGAAGCAAGACCCGGGCGTACAGGGGGAGAAGAACAACACGTACGGAATGGAGAACGCTCCTCCTTCCGGGGTGGCGCCCTCCGACCGGCGGGCCGCGCCCGTCCCCCCGTGCGTGCAGGCCGCCACCGGCCGGCCGGACACCCCGATCGCCACCGAACGCGGCACCTACCAGGGCACCGAGGTGTACCTCGTCGTCCTTCCGCACCCCGGTGACCTCACCAGGGCGGACGCCTACCTGGTCGACGCCGGCTGTGGTGACACCGCCGCGGCAGCCCCGGGGAAGCCCCTCCTGAGCAGGACCTACCCGCGGACCTGACACGTTCGGGACGGCATGGGGAAAAGTGGGGAATGCGCGCGCCGTAGGATCCGTTGGGTGGGGTGAAGGTCCGCACCGGCCCCCGGTAGGCAGCACGCAGTCCGCAGAGACGAGGAAAGAACCCGTGAGCGACGTACGAAACGTGATCATCATCGGCTCCGGGCCGGCCGGTTACACGGCCGCCCTGTACACCGCACGCGCTTCGCTCAACCCCTTGGTCTTCGAGGGCGCCGTCACCGCCGGCGGTGCGCTCATGAACACCACCGAGGTCGAGAACTTCCCCGGCTTCCAGGACGGCATCATGGGCCCTGACCTCATGGACAACATGCGCGGTCAGGCCGAGCGCTTCGGCGCCGAGCTGGTCCCCGACGACGTCGTGGCCGTGGACCTCACCGGCGACATCAAGACCGTCACCGACACCGCCGGCACCGTGCACCGCGCCAAGGCCGTCATCGTCACCACCGGTTCCCAGCACCGCAAGCTCGGCCTGCCGAACGAGGACACCCTCTCCGGCCGCGGAGTCTCCTGGTGCGCCACCTGTGACGGGTTCTTCTTCAAGGACCAGGACATCGCCGTCGTCGGCGGCGGCGACACCGCGATGGAGGAGGCGACCTTCCTCTCCCGCTTCGCCAAGAGCGTCACCATCGTCCACCGTCGGGACAGCCTGCGCGCCTCCAAGACCATGCAGGACCGCGCCTTCGCCGACCCGAAGATCAAGTTCGCCTGGGACAGCGAGGTCGCCGAGATCCACGGCGAGCAGAAGCTTTCCGGTCTCACCCTGCGCAACACCAAGACCGGTGAGACCTCCGAGCTGCCCGTGACCGGCCTCTTCATCGCCGTCGGACACGACCCGCGTACCGAGCTGTTCACGGGGCAGTTGGACCTGGACGACGAGGGCTACCTCAAGGTCGCCGCGCCCTCCACGCGCACCAACCTCACCGGTGTCTTCGGCGCCGGCGACGTCGTGGACCACACCTACCGTCAGGCGATCACCGCCGCCGGCACCGGCTGCTCGGCCGCCCTCGACGCGGAGCGCTTCCTCGCCGCGGTCGCGGACGCCGAGAAGGCCCACGCGGCCGTCTGATCCAGCACCACCCCACACCCCGCACACCCCGCAGAAGGAAATAAGGAGGCCGCTGTGGCCGGCACCCTCAAGACCGTGACCGACGCCAGCTTCGATCAGGACGTCCTGGCCAGTGACAAGCCCGTCCTGGTGGACTTCTGGGCCGAATGGTGCGGCCCGTGCCGCCAGATCGCCCCGTCCCTGGAGGCCATCGCGGCCGAATACGGCGACGAGATCGAGATCGTCAAGCTGAACATCGACCAGAACCCGGACACCGCCGCCAAGTACGGCGTCATGTCCATCCCGACCCTGAACGTCTACCAGGGTGGCGAGGTCGTCAAGACCATCGTCGGTGCCAAGCCGAAGGCCGCCATCCTGCGCGATCTCGATGGTTTCGTGACCATCAAGCCCGTCGGCTGATCCACTGCTTGTTTCACGTGAAACGGGGCCGCCCCCTCTAAGGGGCGGCCCCGTTCGCATACCCGGTTCACTTCACATACCCCGTCACAACGGGCGCAGCGCCGGCTCCTTGCGCGCCCGGGCCCCGCCCAACAGCCGGTCCAGCGCCAGCTCCACGTCTTCCTTCCACGACAGCGTCGACCGCAGCTCCAGCCGCAACCTCGGGTGCGCCGGATGCGGCCGTACCGTCTTGAAGCCCACCGACAGCAGATGGTCCGCCGGCAACAGACAGGCCGGGCGTTCCCAGCGTGCGTCCCCGAACGCCTCGATCGCCCGGAAGCCCCGCCGCAGCAGATCCTTCGCGACCGTCTGGACCATGACCCGCCCCAGGCCCTGGCCCTGGTATCCGGGCATGATCCACGCCGTGATCAACTGCACCGCGTCCGGAGACACCGGGCTGGTGGGGAACGAAGCGGCCCGCGGCACGTACGCCGGTGGCGCGTACAGCACGAAGCCCACCGGCACCTCGTCGACGTAGACCACCCGACCGCACGAGCCCCACTCCAGCAGGACGGCGGAGATCCACGCCTCCTTCTCCAGCTCCGGAGTACCCGCCTTGACGGCGGCCTCACCGGTGACCGGATCGAGCTCCCAGAACACGCAGGTGCGGCAACGTCGGGGCAGGTCCTGGAGGTTGTCCAGCGTGAGCGGCAGCAACCGACGACCCATACACGCATCGTATCCGCTATGACAAAAGGGCGGGTCGTACCGGACACCCGGCACGACCCGCCCCTCGGCTCCACTGTCGAAGCCCTGCTTCTACTCCCCGGAGAGCCCCTGGTCGAGCACCCGGCCCTCGCCCGGTGCGAGCGTCCCCAGAATCCGCTCCAGATCCTCCATCGAGGCGAACTCGACGGTGATCTTGCCCTTCTTCTGGCCCAGGTCCACCTTCACCCGGGTCTCGAACCGGTCCGACAGCCGCGTCGCCAACTCGCTGAGCGCCGGCGCCACCCGGGCACCCGCCCGAGGACCCTTCGGCTTCACGCTGCTCGACGGCTCCGAGCCCATCAGCGTCACGATCTCCTCGACCGCGCGCACCGACAGCCCCTCGGCCACGATCCGGTGTGCCAGCTTGTCCTGGACCTCGGAATCCTCCACGGACAGGAGGGCCCGCGCGTGACCGGCGGACAGGACACCCGCCGCCACCCGCCGCTGCACCGAGGCGGAAAGCCTCAGCAGCCGCAGCGTGTTCGACACCTGCGGACGCGAACGCCCGATCCGGTCGGCCAGCTGATCGTGCGTGCAGTTGAAGTCCTTGAGCAGCTGGTCGTACGCGGCCGCCTCCTCCAGGGGATTGAGCTGCGCCCGGTGCAGGTTCTCCAGGAGCGCGTCCAGCAGCAGCTTCTCGTCGTCCGTGGCCCGGATGATCGCCGGGATGGAGTCCAGCCCCGCCTCCCGGCACGCCCGCCAACGCCGCTCGCCCATGATCAGCTCATAGCGACCCGGCGCGGACTGCCGCACCACCACCGGCTGGAGCAGGCCCACCTCCTGGATGGAGGTCACCAGCTCCGCCAACGCATCCTCGTCGAACACATCACGGGGCTGCCGCGGGTTCGGCACGATCGCGTCCATCGGAAGCTCCGCGAACGTCGCCCCGGCCACCTCATTGGCCGGCGGCGCCGCCTGCTCCGGCACACGCACCGGCGTGGCCGCCTCCGATGTTTCACGTGAAACATCGGCCTGCGCCAGCGCCGCGAGCTTCGCCGCCGCGATACCGCGATCGGACGTCAGCACCTGCCCGGCCGCCTGAGGCGTCGAACCTTCCCCGGCCGCCGGTGTCCTCTCCTGCGGAGCTGCGGGAATCAGCGCGCCGAGCCCCCGTCCCAGCCCCCTACGTCGCTCACTCACTGGATCCCCTCCGCCATGCTCTGCGTGCTGTTCGTGCCCGCGCCCAGATGGGCATGCTGGGCGTCGTAATGGATTCCGGCCCCCCGCAGCGCGATCTCCCGCGCGGCTTCCAGGTAGGAAAGGGCTCCGCTGGAGCCCGGGTCGTACGTGAGAACCGTCTGACCGTAGCTCGGGGCCTCGGAGATGCGCACCGAGCGCGGGATGCTGGTCTTCAGCACCTCCTTGCCGAAGTGCGTGCGCACCTCGTCCGCCACCTGCGAGGCCAGCCGCGTTCTGCCGTCGTACATGGTCAGCAGGATCGTGGAGACGTGCAGTGTCGGGTTCAGGTGGGCCCGCACCAGATCGACGTTGCGCAGCAGCTGCCCCAGACCCTCCAGGGCGTAGTACTCGCACTGGATCGGGATCAGTACCTCGGCGCCCGCGACCATCGCGTTCACCGTCAGCAGCCCCAGGGAGGGCGGGCAGTCGATCAGGATGTAGTCCAGCGGCTGCTCGTACGCCTGGATCGCCCGCTGGAGCCGGCTCTCGCGAGCCACCAGCGACACCAGCTCGATCTCCGCACCCGCCAGGTCGATCGTCGCCGGGGCACAGAACAGGCCCTCCACGTCCACCACCGGCTGGACGACCTCCAGCAGGGGCCGGCTGTCCACGAGCACGTCGTAGATGGACGGCACGTCCGCGTGGTGGTCGATCCCCAGCGCCGTGGAGGCGTTGCCCTGCGGGTCGAGGTCGATCACCAGCACCCGCGCACCGTGCAGGGCCAGCGAGGCCGCCAGATTCACGGTCGTCGTGGTCTTGCCCACGCCGCCCTTCTGGTTCGCCACCACCATGACCCGCGTCTGCGCGGGTCGGGGCAGGCGTTCACCCGCGCGGCCCAGCGCGTCGACCGCGATCTGGGCGGCTCGGCCGATGGGTGTGTCTTCGTTGTCCACCAGGGGGGACGATGTTTCACGTGAAACATCCTCGCCCGGCGATTCAGAGCGGGGACCAGGGACCGGATCGGCCATCGGCCCCGCGAGGTTGGCGTCGGACCGCACGGTGTCACTCTCCTCGACATCAGGCTCGCGATGAACAGAGCCTGCCATGTCACCGGGGCCGCGAACCAGCGGGGCCCGAACTCCTGTGGATGAATCCACCGATGTGGACAACTCCGTCCCCCCTGCGGCCTTGCGTTCGCGAGGGGACGCAGCCGCACGACCGCGGCTGATGATTCCGTGCAGCAGAGAGCGACGTTTCACGTGAAACACGATGCCCGGACGGAGTCTCAAGCTCCCTCCGACACTCCGGCGCCCCTGCCGATAGGCCCCCAACACGCCTGAAATCCCCGCAGAACACACGGGGATTTCAGTGGTCGGTGGCGCTCGACGTCCTCAGCGGCGCCGGCGCGTACGGCTCGTCCGGGCGGCCTTGGCCCGTTTGGCCGCGAACCTCACCCCACCGGGGCTCTCGCCCACCTCGACCCGCACGACCGTCGACAAAGGGTCCACGACGCCCTCGCCCACGTGCAGCACCGAGGTCTTCACCACACCGAGCTTCGCCAGCGCGACCTTCGCCGCCACCAGCTCCTCCTCGGCGGTGTCACCCTTGAGCGCCAGCATCTCTCCGTACGGGCGCAGCAGGGGGACACCCCAGCCGGCCAGCCGGTCGAGCGGAGCCACCGCGCGCGCCGTCACCACGTGCACGGGCTGCACCTTGCCGAGGACCTCCTCGGCCCGGCCGCGCACCACGGTGACGTGGTCGAGGCCCAGCAGTTCCACGGCTTCCTGGAGGAAGTTCGTCCGACGCAGCAGCGGTTCCAGCAACGTGATCTTCAGATCCCGCCGCACCAGCGCCAGGGGGATGCCGGGGAGGCCGGCGCCGGAGCCCACATCGCACACGGTGACGCCCTCGGGCACGACCTCGGAGAGGACCGCGCAGTTCAACAGGTGCCGCTCCCACAACCTGGGCACCTCACGCGGGCCGATCAGACCGCGCGTGACTCCCGCGTCCGCCAGCAGCTCCGCGTACCGCACGGCTTCCGGGAAAAACTCGCCGAATACCGCACGCGCCTCTTCGGGCGCCGGGGGAAGCTCAGCTGCCTCCGTCACGGGGACCGTCCTTCCGTACAGAACTCACTCTTCGAACAACGGGCACTGCCAGGCTTACAAACATCGGCCCCGCCTGCGACACAGGCGGGGCCGACCTCACGCTCTTCCGGTCAGGCCGGGAGTACGACGACGAAGCGCTGCGGCTCCTCGCCCTCGGACTCGCTCTTCAGACCGGCGGCCGCCACGGCGTCGTGGACGACCTTCCGCTCGAAGGGGGTCATGGGAGCCAGCTTCAGCGGCTCGCCGGAGGCCTTCACGTCCGCTGCGGCCTGGGCGCCGATCACGGCCAGTTCCTCGCGCTTCTTCGCACGGAACCCGGCGATGTCCAGCATCAGCCGGCTGCGGTCCCCGGTCTCGCGGTGCACGGCGAGGCGGGTCAGCTCCTGAAGGGCTTCCAGTACCTCGCCGTCGCGGCCCACGAGCTTCTGCAGGTCGCGGGCGGAGTCGCTGACGATCGACACCGCGGCGCGGTCCGCCTCGACGTCCATGTCGATGTCGCCGTCCAGGTCGGCGATGTCCAGCAGGCCCTCGAGGTAGTCGGCCGCGATCTCACCCTCCTGCTCGAGGCGGGTCAGGGTGTCGCCGCCCTCAGCGGCGGCGGTGGTGGTGCCTTCCGTCACGGGAGGGGCTCCTTCTACTTCTTGGAGGGCTTGCTGGGGGGCGTCTGACGCTTCGACTTCGTCTGCCGCTTGGGCTGCTGCCGCTTGGTCGCGACACCGCCGCTCGCCGCGTCCTCATCGGCCGTGGCCTCAGAACTCTTGATCACGGAGCCGTCCGCCTGCGCGGCCATGCCCTGCTTCGTCAGCGCGGTGATGAACTTGCGCTCGTTGTCGTTGCGGTCCGGGCCCTTGGCCACGATCGCGGCGACGATCTTCTTCTTGCCCCGGCCCTTGATGGCACCGTGCGTGGTGACGTGCTTCACCAGGCGGGTCAGGTACTGGTCCTGGGCCTTGCTTCCCGGCGTCGGGTTCTGGTTGATCACGTACATCTGCTGGCCCATGGTCCACAGGTTCGTGGTCAGCCAGTAGACGAGGACACCGACGGGGAAGTTGATGCCCATGACGGCGAAGATCACCGGGAAGATGTACATCAGCATCTTCTGCTGCTGCATGAACGGCGTCTTGACCGAGAGGTCGACGTTCTTCTGCATCAGCTGGCGCTGCGTGTAGAACTGCGACAGCGACATCATCACGATCATGACCGCGGTCACGACGCGAACGCTGGTCACCGAGGCGTCCAGGCTGGCGATCTTCTCGGCGCTGTCCGTGAACTTCGCGGCGAGCGGGGCTCCGAAGATGTGCGCCTTCTGGGCGCTCACCAGCAGCGACTCGTTGATGTAGCCGATCGGCTTGCCGTTGGCGATGTTCGCGAGCACGTGGTAGAGCGCGAAGAAGAACGGCGACTGCGCGAGGATGGGAAGGCACGAGGAGAGCGGGTTGGTACCCGTCTCCTTGTACAGCTTCATCATCTCTTCGGACTGACGCTGCTTGTCGTTCTTGTAGCGCTCCTGGATCGCCTTCATCTTCGGCTGGAGCGCCTGCATGCCACGCGTCGACTTGATCTGCTTCACGAAGAGCGGGATCAGGCAGATACGAATCAAGATCACCAGGGACACGATGGACAGGCCCCAGGCCCATCCACTGTCGGCGCCGAAGATCGCGCCGTACACCGTGTGGAACTGGACGATGATCCATGACACGGGTGTGGTGATAAAGCTGAACAGACTGGCAATCGTGTCCACTAATCAGGCTCCTTGAGCATTGCGAGATCTACGCAACGCACTGCGCAGCTGCTCGTGCCAACGCGGGCGTTTCCGGGGTGGGACATGATCCACACCGCCCGGGGACCACGGATTGCACCGCAGGATCCGCCAAGCGGTCAGAACCGTCCCCTTCACCGCACCATGCCGGTCGATGGCCGTGAACCCGTAGTGCGAGCACGAGGGGTAGTAACGGCACACCGGCCCGAGCAGCGGACTGATCGTCCACTGGTACAGCTTGATCAAAGCGAGCAGCGGGTACTTCATCGAGCCGCGCCTCCCAGTAGCCGCTGCATGGCGGCATCCAGGTCACGGGCCAGCTCGTCGAGGCCGGCGTCACCCGAACCGGGCAAGGCCCGCACCACCACCAGGCTACCGGCGGGGAGCTGGGGGAGCCGTTCGCGGACAAGATGGCGCAAACGGCGCTTGACCCGGTTGCGTACGACAGCGTTGCCGACAGCCTTGCTGACGACGAAACCCGCACGCGTCGAGGGATCGATCTCCCCCGGCTCGTGCGGGTCCGTTGCACCGCTGGTACGTAGGTGTACGACGAGAAGCGGGCGTCCTGCCCGCCGGCCCCGTCGTACCGCGCTCGCGAAGTCCTCGCGCCGCCTCAGCCGATTTTCGGGAGACAGCACGACGTCACGACCTGCGTGTGGGTTACGCGGAAAGGGCGGCGCGGCCCTTGCCGCGGCGGTTCGCGAGAATCGCGCGGCCGGCACGGGTACGCATCCGCAGGCGGAAGCCGTGGGTCTTGGCACGACGGCGGTTGTTCGGCTGGAAGGTGCGCTTGCTCACTCGGGGGCTCCAGAGAATGAATCGTTGTGGCGGGACATCGCCTGGCTGTCACCGTGCGCCCACGAAGGAGATGAAACTCGCGTGTTCGCCCGAGTGGCACCGCTACATGATCACTGTGTGTGATCTTCGCCCATCGGTAGGCAGGCGGCAGCAGCCATCGACAACTCGACCTCGTCACGGTACGCGCGGCTACGCCATCCGGTCAAACCGAGCCTCGGTGGCCCCACACTGTGCACAGGCTGTGGACAACGACTTGAACCCTACCCACCGGCCTGACTACCGTTGCCTGATCCCGGATTTTTTGTCCCGACCGTCCCCAAGAACCACACATTCGTGGGACCGGGACCTGTGAGAGAGCGTGCTCTGTGGCTGACGTACCTGCCGATCTTGCCGCAGTGTGGCCACGCGTGCTCGAGAAGCTCCTCGGAGAGGGGCAGCAAGGTATCGAGCCGAAGGACAAGCAGTGGGTCGAACGCTGCCAGCCCCTCGCGCTCGTCGCCGACACCGCCTTGCTCGCCGTCCCCAACGAATGGGGCAAACGCGTTCTCGAAGGTCGCCTCGCGCCGCTCATCAGTGACGCGCTCAGTCGCGAGTGCGGGCGCCCGATCCGGATCGCGATCACGGTGGACGACTCCGCCGGCGAGCCGGCACCCACCCCCTCCTCCCAGCAGCGCGAGTCCTACGAGCCGTACGGCGGCCAGCGCCCCGGCGGCCACAGCGGTCATACGGGTCACAACGGTCCCGGGGGCCACACCGGTCCCGGCGACGACCAGTTGCCGACCGCCCGGCCCGCCTACCCGGACTACCAGCAGCAGCGCCCCGAGCCCGGTGCCTGGCCCCGCGGTGGTCAACAGGACGACTACGGCTGGCAGCAGCCCCGTCTCGGCGGCTTCCCCGACCGCGACCCGTACGCCTCTCCCCAGCCCGGCTACCTCCAGCAGTCCGAGCCCTCGGGATACGACCAGGGCGGCTACGAGCAGCAGAAGTACGAGCAGTCCTCGTACGAGCAGCAGGACTCGCACCAGCAGCACGGGTACGAACGACAGCAGTACGAGCAGCCGCAGCAGCGCCAGATCCCCAACCGGCCGGCGCCCTCGGCCCCGTCCGGCGGCTCCACATCGGGCCCGCTGGAGCCGACCGCCAGACTGAACCCCAAGTACCTCTTCGACACCTTCGTCATCGGCGCCTCCAACCGCTTCGCGCACGCCGCCGCGGTGGCCGTCGCCGAGGCGCCGGCGAAGGCGTACAACCCCCTGTTCATCTACGGGGAGTCGGGGCTCGGCAAGACGCACCTGCTGCACGCCATCGGGCACTACGCACGGAGCCTCTATCCCGGCACCCGGGTGCGCTACGTGAGCTCGGAGGAGTTCACCAACGAGTTCATCAACTCCATCCGCGACGGCAAGGGCGACGCCTTCCGCAAGCGCTACCGCGAGATGGACATCCTGCTGGTCGACGACATCCAGTTCCTCGCGAGCAAGGAGTCGACGCAGGAGGAGTTCTTCCACACCTTCAACACGCTCCACAACGCCAACAAGCAGATCGTGCTGTCCTCCGACCGGCCGCCCAAGCAGCTGGTCACCCTGGAGGACCGGCTGCGCAACCGCTTCGAGTGGGGCCTGATCACCGACGTCCAGCCGCCCGAGCTGGAGACCCGCATCGCGATCCTGCGCAAGAAGGCCGTGCAGGAGCAGCTCAACGCCCCGCCGGAGGTACTGGAGTTCATCGCCTCCCGCATCTCGCGCAACATCCGCGAGTTGGAGGGGGCGCTGATCCGGGTCACCGCGTTCGCCAGCCTCAATCGGCAGCCGGTGGACCTGGGCCTGACGGAGGACGTCCTCAAGAACCTGATCCCGGGCGGAGAGGACAGCGCGCCCGAGATCACCGCCTCCGACATCATGGCCGCCACCGCGGACTACTTCGGGCTCACGGTCGACGACCTCTGCGGCTCCTCCCGCAGCCGGGTCCTGGTCACCGCTCGGCAGATCGCCATGTACCTGTGTCGGGAGCTCACCGATCTCTCCCTCCCCAAGATCGGGGCGCAGTTCGGCGGCCGCGACCACACCACCGTCATGCACGCGGACCGCAAGATCCGCGCCCTGATGGCGGAACGGCGCTCCATCTACAACCAGGTCACGGAGCTCACCAACCGCATCAAGAACGCCTGACGCCGGCTCTCCGGAGCCGTGCGCGGGCCCCACGACGGTCCCGTGAGGGCCCCTCAAACCCGTTTACAGGGCGCTCCCGGACCACAGCGGGGGCGCCCTTCTTCGTCCGTGCGCCCCTGCCCTGTTCGAATACGCCCCCAACGGAGCACGTCATCCACAGATTGGCCGACTTTCTTCCGTCCACAGCCTGGGGACGGGTTCCGTCACCCACAATCTGTCCACAGGAGTGCAGGTTGAGGGCCCATCAGCGCAGCTCAGCCGCCTGTGGAATTGTGCGCAA of the Streptomyces sp. NBC_01426 genome contains:
- a CDS encoding Jag family protein, producing the protein MTEGTTTAAAEGGDTLTRLEQEGEIAADYLEGLLDIADLDGDIDMDVEADRAAVSIVSDSARDLQKLVGRDGEVLEALQELTRLAVHRETGDRSRLMLDIAGFRAKKREELAVIGAQAAADVKASGEPLKLAPMTPFERKVVHDAVAAAGLKSESEGEEPQRFVVVLPA
- the rnpA gene encoding ribonuclease P protein component — encoded protein: MLSPENRLRRREDFASAVRRGRRAGRPLLVVHLRTSGATDPHEPGEIDPSTRAGFVVSKAVGNAVVRNRVKRRLRHLVRERLPQLPAGSLVVVRALPGSGDAGLDELARDLDAAMQRLLGGAAR
- the yidC gene encoding membrane protein insertase YidC → MDTIASLFSFITTPVSWIIVQFHTVYGAIFGADSGWAWGLSIVSLVILIRICLIPLFVKQIKSTRGMQALQPKMKAIQERYKNDKQRQSEEMMKLYKETGTNPLSSCLPILAQSPFFFALYHVLANIANGKPIGYINESLLVSAQKAHIFGAPLAAKFTDSAEKIASLDASVTSVRVVTAVMIVMMSLSQFYTQRQLMQKNVDLSVKTPFMQQQKMLMYIFPVIFAVMGINFPVGVLVYWLTTNLWTMGQQMYVINQNPTPGSKAQDQYLTRLVKHVTTHGAIKGRGKKKIVAAIVAKGPDRNDNERKFITALTKQGMAAQADGSVIKSSEATADEDAASGGVATKRQQPKRQTKSKRQTPPSKPSKK
- the dnaA gene encoding chromosomal replication initiator protein DnaA, which translates into the protein MADVPADLAAVWPRVLEKLLGEGQQGIEPKDKQWVERCQPLALVADTALLAVPNEWGKRVLEGRLAPLISDALSRECGRPIRIAITVDDSAGEPAPTPSSQQRESYEPYGGQRPGGHSGHTGHNGPGGHTGPGDDQLPTARPAYPDYQQQRPEPGAWPRGGQQDDYGWQQPRLGGFPDRDPYASPQPGYLQQSEPSGYDQGGYEQQKYEQSSYEQQDSHQQHGYERQQYEQPQQRQIPNRPAPSAPSGGSTSGPLEPTARLNPKYLFDTFVIGASNRFAHAAAVAVAEAPAKAYNPLFIYGESGLGKTHLLHAIGHYARSLYPGTRVRYVSSEEFTNEFINSIRDGKGDAFRKRYREMDILLVDDIQFLASKESTQEEFFHTFNTLHNANKQIVLSSDRPPKQLVTLEDRLRNRFEWGLITDVQPPELETRIAILRKKAVQEQLNAPPEVLEFIASRISRNIRELEGALIRVTAFASLNRQPVDLGLTEDVLKNLIPGGEDSAPEITASDIMAATADYFGLTVDDLCGSSRSRVLVTARQIAMYLCRELTDLSLPKIGAQFGGRDHTTVMHADRKIRALMAERRSIYNQVTELTNRIKNA
- the rpmH gene encoding 50S ribosomal protein L34, giving the protein MSKRTFQPNNRRRAKTHGFRLRMRTRAGRAILANRRGKGRAALSA
- the rsmG gene encoding 16S rRNA (guanine(527)-N(7))-methyltransferase RsmG, yielding MTEAAELPPAPEEARAVFGEFFPEAVRYAELLADAGVTRGLIGPREVPRLWERHLLNCAVLSEVVPEGVTVCDVGSGAGLPGIPLALVRRDLKITLLEPLLRRTNFLQEAVELLGLDHVTVVRGRAEEVLGKVQPVHVVTARAVAPLDRLAGWGVPLLRPYGEMLALKGDTAEEELVAAKVALAKLGVVKTSVLHVGEGVVDPLSTVVRVEVGESPGGVRFAAKRAKAARTSRTRRRR
- a CDS encoding ParA family protein, with protein sequence MAGSVHREPDVEESDTVRSDANLAGPMADPVPGPRSESPGEDVSRETSSPLVDNEDTPIGRAAQIAVDALGRAGERLPRPAQTRVMVVANQKGGVGKTTTTVNLAASLALHGARVLVIDLDPQGNASTALGIDHHADVPSIYDVLVDSRPLLEVVQPVVDVEGLFCAPATIDLAGAEIELVSLVARESRLQRAIQAYEQPLDYILIDCPPSLGLLTVNAMVAGAEVLIPIQCEYYALEGLGQLLRNVDLVRAHLNPTLHVSTILLTMYDGRTRLASQVADEVRTHFGKEVLKTSIPRSVRISEAPSYGQTVLTYDPGSSGALSYLEAAREIALRGAGIHYDAQHAHLGAGTNSTQSMAEGIQ
- the yidD gene encoding membrane protein insertion efficiency factor YidD; protein product: MKYPLLALIKLYQWTISPLLGPVCRYYPSCSHYGFTAIDRHGAVKGTVLTAWRILRCNPWSPGGVDHVPPRKRPRWHEQLRSALRRSRNAQGA